The following are encoded together in the Rhizobium tumorigenes genome:
- a CDS encoding YoaK family protein: MTLYRRRLIKIRRKTTGLALVGMISFIAGMTDAVGLVLSGDFVSFMTGNTTRAAIALGNGETRHGLVLLAAILIFVGGNALGVVLAHAASRPAFVVLGWVSVLLSLASTFASPSNVVIQFYLVVLAMGMINATVEHVEGLPIGLTYVTGALSRFGRGIGRLMVGDRDFAWTIQIVPWIGMLAGAVVGALLVHQFAAKALLFVAVMALIAAFVTLIIPPALQHRYRQRVARRALAAGRAP; encoded by the coding sequence ATGACCCTCTATCGACGCCGCCTGATCAAGATACGCCGGAAGACGACGGGCCTTGCGCTCGTCGGTATGATTTCCTTCATCGCCGGCATGACGGATGCCGTGGGCCTTGTGCTGAGCGGCGACTTCGTCTCGTTCATGACTGGCAATACCACCAGGGCAGCCATCGCTCTTGGCAATGGCGAAACCCGGCATGGTCTAGTGCTCCTGGCGGCAATCCTGATCTTCGTCGGTGGCAACGCGCTCGGCGTCGTGCTCGCCCATGCCGCCAGCCGGCCAGCCTTCGTCGTTCTCGGATGGGTCAGCGTCCTCCTGTCGCTCGCCTCCACCTTCGCATCCCCATCCAACGTCGTGATACAGTTCTACCTGGTGGTGCTGGCGATGGGAATGATCAATGCGACGGTCGAACATGTCGAGGGGCTGCCGATCGGCCTCACCTATGTCACCGGTGCGCTGTCGCGTTTCGGTCGCGGTATCGGCCGCCTGATGGTCGGCGACAGGGATTTTGCGTGGACGATACAGATCGTCCCGTGGATCGGAATGCTGGCCGGCGCGGTCGTCGGCGCGTTGCTTGTGCATCAATTCGCAGCGAAGGCCCTGCTGTTCGTGGCTGTCATGGCGCTTATCGCCGCCTTTGTGACACTCATCATCCCTCCTGCCCTGCAGCACCGCTATCGGCAGCGCGTCGCCCGCCGGGCGTTGGCTGCAGGACGGGCGCCCTAA
- a CDS encoding YdcF family protein: protein MFVISKLVWILCQPLSLAFFFGFVALLAALLRRHRLGIFASALSVSILFVTLFTSAGSVLIEGLEDRFPRPVADPATLECMIVLGGGFATEVTTGRGGYDLNAAGDRFVEALRLAMKYPGSRILISGGDGTITGGLEGDAIIGERMFTAFGIDKARLIEDRSSRTTYENAVNTKALLASNGLSDCLLITSGFHMPRSMGTFRKLDIPVVPWPVDYRSGGNDKLGLDATQPSLNSELLGIAGREWIGLAGYYLTGRTSALYPAP from the coding sequence ATGTTCGTAATTTCCAAACTTGTCTGGATTCTGTGCCAGCCTCTATCGCTCGCTTTCTTCTTCGGCTTTGTGGCGCTGCTTGCAGCACTCCTTCGGCGCCATCGGTTGGGCATCTTCGCCTCCGCGCTATCGGTGTCGATCCTGTTCGTCACGCTGTTCACCTCGGCTGGCTCGGTATTGATCGAGGGCCTTGAAGACCGTTTCCCCCGCCCCGTCGCCGATCCCGCCACACTCGAATGCATGATTGTCCTCGGCGGCGGGTTCGCTACCGAGGTCACCACCGGCCGTGGCGGCTACGACCTCAATGCAGCCGGCGATCGCTTCGTCGAGGCGCTCCGGCTGGCGATGAAATATCCCGGCTCGCGCATCCTGATCTCCGGTGGCGATGGCACCATCACAGGCGGCCTCGAGGGCGATGCGATCATAGGAGAGCGGATGTTCACAGCCTTCGGCATCGACAAAGCCCGCCTCATCGAGGACCGCAGCTCGCGGACAACCTATGAAAACGCCGTCAACACCAAGGCACTGCTGGCCAGCAACGGTCTCAGCGATTGCCTGCTGATCACCTCCGGCTTCCACATGCCGCGATCGATGGGGACTTTCCGCAAACTCGACATCCCTGTCGTCCCCTGGCCGGTGGACTATCGATCGGGTGGGAATGACAAGCTGGGGCTCGATGCAACACAGCCATCGCTCAACAGCGAGCTCCTCGGCATTGCCGGACGCGAGTGGATCGGCCTAGCCGGCTACTATCTTACAGGCCGTACCTCCGCGCTCTATCCAGCGCCCTGA
- a CDS encoding methyl-accepting chemotaxis protein: MRNISIIGKFLSIMALFGVFAIGVASYAAFQIKATDTAYSNLLDHEAIAALYSARANRALQGSRAAIGDLLIARSSEANDKASKEFQTQHDNFIKYMDQAITALPSYKDAPSLKADSLALIDNTCGNTVALAKKSTTADDISASQDVFLKECQPGFAVLLPRFTQMVDTISAASSQNSDDLTVSSNHTAILTMVGVVGGLLVVLAIGFFAIRSWLVTPIRGLAETMGTLAGGDLSANVAGTERRDEVGTMAKAVQVFKDNGLRSLQMEQEAATVRNTSEAERARTAEADQKRTSEMAQATSGLGEGLQHLSSGDLTFQLNEPFAAAFEGLRSDFNNTVERLRETLSSVSLATGSIDSGSRELSQSANDLSKRTEQQAAALEETAAALDQITTNVANSSKRAEEARSVAIEANQSARQSGEVVSNAVDAMQRIEQSSTQISNIIGVIDEIAFQTNLLALNAGVEAARAGEAGKGFAVVAQEVRELAQRSAQAAKEIKGLIRNSATEVESGVKLVTATGEALKIIEGQVISINTQLDAIATSSREQSIGLAEVNTAVNQMDQVTQQNAAMVEEATAASVSLADESDKLRQLISQFQLGRSAPSNAGTKNRTTSHAPTPIHAGQKPVSSPARRMVGQVAKAFGLNTAAKAESWEEF, from the coding sequence ATGAGAAACATCTCGATTATCGGAAAATTTCTGTCCATAATGGCATTGTTTGGCGTCTTTGCCATCGGGGTGGCAAGTTATGCTGCCTTTCAGATCAAGGCAACAGATACGGCCTACAGCAACCTTCTGGATCATGAGGCAATTGCCGCGCTGTATTCCGCTCGTGCAAACAGAGCTTTGCAGGGGTCTCGCGCTGCGATTGGCGACCTGCTGATAGCCCGGTCGAGTGAGGCCAACGACAAGGCTTCAAAGGAATTCCAGACCCAGCATGATAATTTTATCAAATACATGGATCAGGCGATCACAGCCCTGCCTTCCTATAAGGACGCGCCATCCCTCAAGGCGGATAGCCTGGCTTTGATCGATAATACGTGCGGCAACACGGTTGCTCTCGCCAAGAAATCAACGACGGCGGATGATATTTCGGCAAGCCAGGATGTATTCCTGAAAGAATGCCAGCCAGGTTTCGCAGTCTTGTTACCGCGTTTCACGCAAATGGTGGACACTATCTCTGCCGCAAGCAGCCAGAATAGCGACGACCTCACTGTATCGTCCAATCACACTGCAATTCTGACCATGGTCGGGGTTGTCGGCGGACTTCTGGTTGTCCTTGCAATTGGCTTCTTTGCAATCCGTTCGTGGCTGGTGACGCCGATCCGGGGCCTGGCTGAGACGATGGGCACGCTCGCCGGTGGCGATCTGTCTGCAAACGTTGCCGGTACCGAGCGCCGTGACGAAGTTGGAACGATGGCAAAGGCCGTTCAGGTCTTCAAAGACAACGGCCTGCGCAGCCTCCAGATGGAGCAGGAAGCAGCCACCGTCCGCAATACAAGCGAAGCCGAACGTGCGCGCACTGCAGAGGCAGACCAGAAGCGTACGAGCGAGATGGCTCAGGCTACCTCCGGTCTTGGCGAAGGCTTGCAGCATCTCTCCAGCGGCGACCTCACCTTCCAGCTCAACGAACCGTTTGCAGCTGCCTTCGAAGGCCTGCGGTCGGACTTCAACAACACCGTCGAACGCCTCCGCGAGACACTTTCGTCCGTGAGCCTGGCAACCGGCTCAATCGACAGCGGCTCCCGCGAACTGAGCCAGAGCGCCAACGACCTTTCCAAGCGGACCGAGCAGCAGGCTGCGGCCCTTGAAGAAACTGCCGCGGCACTCGACCAGATCACCACCAACGTCGCCAATTCCTCCAAGCGTGCCGAAGAAGCTCGCTCGGTGGCAATCGAGGCCAATCAGTCGGCCCGTCAATCCGGCGAGGTTGTGTCCAATGCTGTCGATGCCATGCAGCGGATCGAGCAATCCTCAACGCAGATCTCGAACATCATCGGCGTCATCGACGAAATTGCCTTCCAGACAAACCTCCTGGCCCTGAATGCAGGCGTCGAGGCAGCACGCGCCGGAGAGGCCGGCAAGGGTTTTGCCGTTGTCGCGCAGGAAGTGCGTGAATTGGCTCAACGCTCGGCGCAGGCAGCCAAGGAAATCAAGGGTCTGATCCGCAATTCTGCAACCGAAGTCGAAAGCGGCGTCAAACTGGTGACCGCAACAGGCGAGGCCCTCAAGATCATCGAAGGCCAGGTCATTTCCATCAACACCCAACTCGACGCGATCGCAACGTCCTCGCGGGAACAATCGATCGGACTTGCTGAAGTCAATACGGCCGTCAACCAGATGGACCAGGTCACCCAGCAAAACGCGGCGATGGTCGAGGAGGCCACGGCTGCCAGCGTCTCGCTGGCAGATGAGTCCGACAAGCTTCGCCAGTTGATCAGCCAGTTCCAGCTCGGACGCAGCGCTCCATCCAATGCAGGCACCAAAAACAGAACCACCAGCCATGCTCCAACCCCGATCCACGCCGGGCAAAAGCCTGTCTCCTCGCCGGCTAGGCGCATGGTAGGCCAGGTCGCAAAAGCATTCGGTCTCAACACCGCCGCCAAAGCCGAAAGCTGGGAAGAGTTCTGA